In a single window of the Amycolatopsis sp. cg5 genome:
- a CDS encoding DUF4406 domain-containing protein: MMILVAGPHRSGTGDDPAKLAANVAAMHEAALPLFRAGHVPVTGEDLALPLVALAGSTRVGDEAFDEIFHPIAERLLAYCDAVLRIGGPSAGADEMVAQAAAAGKIIFHSPAEVPPVQPFSAA, from the coding sequence ATGATGATCTTGGTGGCAGGCCCGCACCGCTCCGGCACCGGCGACGACCCGGCCAAGCTCGCGGCCAACGTCGCGGCGATGCACGAGGCCGCGCTCCCGCTGTTCCGCGCCGGACATGTGCCGGTGACCGGCGAAGACCTGGCGCTGCCGCTCGTCGCACTCGCCGGCTCCACTCGTGTGGGGGACGAGGCGTTCGACGAGATCTTCCATCCCATCGCCGAACGGCTGCTCGCCTATTGCGACGCTGTGTTGCGCATCGGCGGACCGTCGGCGGGAGCGGACGAAATGGTCGCCCAAGCGGCCGCGGCCGGGAAGATCATTTTTCACTCGCCTGCCGAGGTACCACCCGTTCAGCCGTTCAGCGCAGCGTAA
- a CDS encoding LLM class flavin-dependent oxidoreductase, which translates to MTRQLHLNAFLMQNGHHEAAWRHPDTDPRHATTLRHYVELARTAERGKLDSLFLADGVALWGNVRYNSHNLFEPLTLLSALAGATDHIGLIATASTTYNEPYHLARKFASLDHLSGGRAGWNIVTSAGKDEALNFNRDARPAHELRYERATEFIEVAKKLWDSWEDDAAVIDKETGVYADTDLIRPIDHVGEHFQVRGPLNVPRPVQGHPLLVQAGSSETGKEYAARYAEAVFTAQQTFEEGKAFYDDVKGRLGRYGRTPDEIKILPGISPILGRTEAEAREREAELNALITPEYGVRQLSNLLDHDLAGYPLDGPLPDVGTFTEGQQSRFDLVTGLARRENLTIRQLIERLAGGRGHRVFAGTPVQVADQLEHWFTAGAADGFNIMPPTLPGGLTDFVDLVVPELQRRGLFRTEYSASTLRGHYGLARPATRVKEHAA; encoded by the coding sequence GTGACCAGACAACTGCATTTGAACGCGTTCCTGATGCAGAACGGCCATCACGAGGCCGCGTGGCGGCATCCGGACACCGACCCTCGCCACGCGACGACCCTGCGGCATTACGTCGAACTGGCCCGCACGGCCGAGCGCGGCAAGCTCGACTCGCTGTTCCTCGCCGACGGGGTCGCGTTGTGGGGCAACGTCCGCTACAACTCGCACAACCTGTTCGAGCCGTTGACCTTGCTGTCCGCGCTGGCGGGCGCGACCGACCACATCGGACTCATCGCGACGGCGTCGACGACGTACAACGAGCCGTATCACCTGGCACGCAAGTTCGCGTCGCTCGATCATCTCAGCGGCGGCCGCGCAGGCTGGAACATCGTCACCTCCGCGGGCAAGGACGAGGCGCTCAACTTCAACCGTGACGCCCGGCCCGCGCACGAGCTGCGCTACGAGCGGGCGACCGAGTTCATCGAGGTCGCGAAAAAGCTGTGGGACAGCTGGGAAGACGACGCCGCGGTGATCGACAAGGAGACCGGCGTCTACGCGGACACCGACCTCATTCGGCCGATCGATCACGTGGGCGAGCACTTCCAGGTGCGCGGACCGTTGAACGTCCCCCGCCCGGTGCAAGGGCACCCGCTGTTGGTACAGGCCGGTTCTTCGGAGACAGGCAAGGAATACGCGGCGCGCTACGCCGAGGCGGTGTTCACCGCGCAGCAGACTTTCGAAGAGGGCAAGGCGTTCTACGACGACGTCAAAGGCAGGCTCGGGCGGTACGGCCGGACCCCGGACGAGATCAAGATCCTGCCTGGAATCAGCCCGATCCTCGGGCGCACCGAAGCCGAGGCACGCGAACGCGAAGCCGAACTCAACGCGCTTATCACGCCCGAGTACGGCGTGCGGCAGCTGTCGAACCTGCTCGACCACGACCTCGCCGGCTACCCGCTCGACGGTCCGCTGCCCGACGTCGGCACCTTCACCGAGGGTCAGCAGAGCCGGTTCGACCTGGTCACCGGCCTGGCACGGCGCGAGAACCTGACCATCCGGCAGCTCATCGAGCGGCTGGCGGGCGGCCGCGGGCACCGCGTGTTCGCGGGCACCCCGGTCCAGGTGGCGGATCAGCTGGAGCACTGGTTCACGGCGGGCGCCGCGGACGGGTTCAACATCATGCCGCCGACACTGCCCGGCGGTCTCACCGATTTCGTCGACCTCGTCGTCCCCGAATTGCAGCGCCGGGGCCTCTTCCGCACCGAATACAGCGCTTCCACCCTGCGCGGCCACTACGGCCTCGCGCGACCGGCCACCCGAGTAAAGGAGCACGCGGCATGA
- a CDS encoding ABC transporter ATP-binding protein encodes MINIRNVTKTFGALTALDDVSLDIADGSFLSLVGPSGSGKSTLLDLLGGLSKPTSGEVLIDGSPVTGPGLDRGVVFQQYALFPWRTARANVEFGLEGGSLTKRQRADRAREFLDLVGLSGFEEKLPHELSGGMKQRVAIARSLAYDPGVLLMDEPFAALDAQTRDQLQDELLRIWRRTGKTIVFITHGIEEAVYLGQRVAVLTSRPGRLKEVVEIDLGERTGDVRSSPGFVRHRHQLWELLHDEIRKAA; translated from the coding sequence ATGATCAACATCCGCAATGTCACCAAGACTTTCGGCGCGCTGACCGCGTTGGACGATGTCTCACTCGACATCGCCGACGGCAGTTTCCTCTCGCTGGTCGGGCCGAGCGGCTCGGGCAAGTCGACGCTGCTCGACCTGCTCGGCGGGCTCAGCAAGCCGACGTCGGGCGAGGTGCTGATCGACGGCTCGCCGGTGACCGGCCCCGGATTGGACCGCGGCGTGGTCTTCCAGCAGTACGCGCTCTTCCCTTGGCGGACCGCACGCGCCAACGTCGAGTTCGGACTGGAAGGCGGGTCGCTCACGAAGCGGCAGCGCGCCGATCGTGCCCGTGAATTCCTTGACCTGGTGGGGCTTTCCGGGTTCGAGGAGAAGCTGCCGCACGAGCTGTCCGGCGGTATGAAACAACGCGTCGCGATCGCCAGGAGCCTCGCTTACGACCCTGGCGTCCTCCTGATGGACGAGCCGTTCGCCGCGCTCGACGCGCAGACACGAGACCAGCTCCAGGACGAGCTGCTCCGGATCTGGCGGCGCACCGGCAAGACGATCGTGTTCATCACGCACGGCATCGAGGAAGCCGTCTACTTGGGACAACGGGTCGCGGTGCTGACGTCACGGCCGGGACGGCTCAAGGAGGTCGTCGAGATCGACCTCGGCGAGCGGACCGGCGACGTGCGGTCCTCGCCCGGTTTCGTGCGCCATCGGCATCAGCTCTGGGAACTGCTGCACGACGAGATCCGGAAGGCGGCCTGA
- a CDS encoding ROK family protein — MGSQRALRDGPQRTHRRSASASSVLRTVLDHGPIARSTIARRTGLSPAAVTGHTAELTELGLLRELPEVGGAIGRPHVPVDLDTAHHVIGGIHLAVHFATVALLDVRGRVLVQREIPHPGAEPGAVLRGAADALLELGNPDGIGVATGGWVDEQTGSIIDHPLLGWHDVPARDLLTEHTGLTVAVDSHSRALVHAERLLGQTRARASVVQLFAGNVVDAAFATGDTVHHGPRSAAGAVAHLPVDDSAEPCECGRTGCLQATVSEQTVARKADLPFPELLTLAKKGDSNSVALFHERARLLGQAAALLLDVLNPEILIVVDQSVHHVPGCLSVLRDEVATRSWICDDASKTVVPSSFSGRELATAGGAVLLNALYQDPLSTGLRRTS; from the coding sequence ATGGGTTCTCAGCGGGCGCTGCGCGATGGTCCACAAAGGACACATCGGCGCAGCGCCAGCGCGAGTTCCGTGCTCCGCACCGTGCTCGACCACGGACCCATCGCCCGCAGCACCATCGCCCGCCGGACCGGCCTGTCCCCCGCCGCCGTCACCGGGCACACCGCCGAACTCACCGAACTCGGCCTGCTGCGTGAACTTCCCGAAGTCGGCGGCGCCATCGGCCGCCCGCACGTCCCGGTCGACCTCGACACCGCGCACCACGTCATCGGCGGCATCCACCTCGCCGTCCACTTCGCGACGGTCGCGCTGCTCGACGTGCGTGGACGCGTGCTCGTCCAGCGCGAGATCCCGCATCCCGGCGCTGAGCCGGGCGCCGTATTGCGCGGCGCCGCCGACGCGTTGCTCGAGCTCGGCAACCCGGACGGCATCGGCGTCGCGACCGGCGGCTGGGTGGACGAGCAGACCGGCTCGATCATCGACCATCCACTGCTCGGCTGGCACGACGTGCCGGCACGGGACCTGCTGACCGAGCACACAGGACTGACCGTCGCGGTGGACAGCCATTCCCGCGCGCTCGTCCACGCCGAACGGCTGCTCGGCCAGACCCGCGCGCGGGCGAGCGTTGTCCAGCTCTTCGCGGGCAACGTCGTCGACGCCGCCTTCGCCACCGGGGACACCGTGCACCACGGGCCGCGGTCCGCGGCGGGCGCCGTCGCGCACCTTCCGGTCGACGACAGCGCCGAGCCGTGCGAGTGCGGGCGGACCGGGTGCCTGCAGGCGACGGTCTCCGAGCAGACGGTCGCCCGTAAAGCCGATCTCCCTTTTCCGGAATTACTCACGCTCGCGAAAAAGGGCGACTCGAATTCGGTAGCGCTATTCCACGAACGCGCACGACTACTCGGACAGGCCGCCGCGTTATTGCTCGACGTGCTCAATCCGGAAATCCTGATCGTCGTCGACCAAAGCGTGCACCACGTCCCCGGCTGCCTTTCCGTGCTGCGCGACGAGGTCGCCACGCGCTCGTGGATCTGTGACGACGCATCGAAAACCGTTGTGCCATCTAGCTTTTCCGGCCGCGAACTGGCCACGGCAGGCGGTGCCGTACTGCTGAACGCACTGTACCAAGATCCCTTGAGCACAGGCCTACGTCGCACATCCTGA
- a CDS encoding helix-turn-helix transcriptional regulator, whose protein sequence is MLRAERGISRRQLADGLGVHYQTIGYLERGEYSPSLFLALKIAEYFEVAVEVIFSTEPFPRLGERSAS, encoded by the coding sequence ATGTTGCGTGCGGAACGAGGCATCTCACGGCGCCAGCTCGCCGACGGCCTCGGCGTGCACTACCAGACGATCGGCTATCTCGAACGCGGCGAGTACAGCCCCAGCCTCTTCCTGGCGCTGAAGATCGCGGAGTACTTCGAGGTGGCCGTGGAGGTCATCTTCTCGACCGAGCCGTTCCCGCGGCTCGGCGAGCGCTCGGCCTCGTGA
- a CDS encoding TauD/TfdA dioxygenase family protein: MTLIDIRKITGRIGAEVIGIDPAGDFDVQFVKDALHEHKALVFKNVSLDDEGQLRFAARFGELTKAHPTVPSVDGAPAILPVDSEEGRANQWHTDVTFVVAPPKASTLRSLVVPPYGGETLIANTAAAYRDLPSPLRAFADTLRAVHTNDYDYVQPSLSDKEKARREVFVSQKFRTAHPVVRVHPETGERGLYIGGFAQRIVGLSTTESRDILRLLQSYVTRPENIVRVSWEPNQLVLFDNRITQHYAIDNYDDLPRRLHRVTVAGDVPVGVDGERSESLEGDASHYTTI, from the coding sequence ATGACACTCATCGACATCAGGAAGATCACCGGGCGCATCGGCGCCGAGGTCATCGGCATCGACCCGGCAGGCGACTTCGACGTCCAGTTCGTCAAGGACGCGTTGCACGAGCACAAGGCGCTCGTGTTCAAGAACGTCTCACTCGACGACGAAGGCCAGCTGCGCTTCGCCGCGCGCTTCGGCGAGCTGACCAAGGCACACCCGACGGTGCCGTCGGTCGACGGCGCGCCCGCGATCCTGCCGGTGGACAGCGAGGAAGGCCGCGCGAACCAGTGGCACACGGACGTGACGTTCGTGGTCGCGCCACCCAAGGCCAGCACACTGCGCAGCCTGGTGGTGCCCCCGTACGGCGGCGAGACGCTGATCGCCAACACGGCCGCGGCCTACCGCGACCTGCCGTCGCCACTGCGCGCGTTCGCCGACACGCTGCGCGCGGTGCACACCAATGACTACGACTACGTCCAGCCTTCCTTGAGCGACAAGGAAAAGGCACGCCGCGAGGTCTTCGTCTCGCAGAAGTTCCGCACCGCGCACCCGGTCGTGCGGGTGCACCCCGAGACCGGTGAGCGCGGGCTGTACATCGGCGGCTTCGCACAGCGGATCGTCGGACTGTCCACAACGGAGTCACGGGACATACTGCGACTGCTGCAGTCCTATGTGACCCGTCCGGAGAACATCGTGCGGGTTTCGTGGGAGCCGAACCAGCTGGTGCTGTTCGACAACCGCATCACCCAGCACTACGCCATCGACAACTACGACGACCTCCCCCGACGCCTCCACCGGGTCACCGTGGCAGGCGATGTCCCGGTGGGCGTCGACGGCGAGCGCTCCGAGTCGCTCGAAGGCGACGCTTCGCACTACACGACCATCTGA
- a CDS encoding ABC transporter permease encodes MTATLEKPIALPTLRKPPGLSALGKAARSSAAIILFLAAWELVPRYVLDESTRTFLPPVSEDLVALWELVLNGQLADHLTASLGRSASGFVVAVAIGVPLGLLIGWYRPVAAFLNPLLELMRNTAALALLPVFTLLLGIGELSKITLVVYACVWPVLLNTIAGVNSVDPLLVRAARSLGLSSPRLFRKVILPFAVPTIFTGIRLAASYSILVLIAAEMVGAKAGLGYLINNTQVNFQITQMYAGIIAVSVLGLIVNQGFVALERRFSAWRPKEKA; translated from the coding sequence ATGACCGCGACATTGGAAAAGCCGATCGCCCTCCCTACGCTGCGCAAACCGCCCGGCCTTTCGGCTTTGGGCAAGGCGGCGCGCAGTTCGGCGGCCATCATCCTGTTCCTGGCGGCATGGGAACTCGTGCCGCGCTACGTGCTCGACGAGAGCACCCGGACGTTCCTGCCGCCGGTGTCCGAAGATCTGGTGGCGTTGTGGGAGCTGGTGCTCAACGGCCAGCTCGCCGATCACCTGACCGCGAGCCTCGGCCGGTCGGCGTCGGGCTTCGTGGTGGCGGTCGCCATCGGTGTCCCGTTAGGACTGTTGATCGGCTGGTACCGCCCGGTCGCGGCGTTCCTGAACCCGTTGCTGGAACTCATGCGCAACACGGCCGCGCTGGCCTTGCTGCCGGTGTTCACCCTGCTGCTCGGCATCGGCGAGCTGTCCAAGATCACGCTGGTCGTCTACGCCTGCGTGTGGCCGGTGCTGCTCAACACGATCGCGGGCGTCAACTCGGTGGATCCCTTGCTGGTCAGGGCCGCCCGCTCGCTCGGGCTGTCGAGTCCACGCCTGTTCCGCAAGGTGATCCTGCCGTTCGCGGTGCCGACGATCTTCACCGGCATCCGGCTGGCGGCGTCGTACTCGATCCTCGTGCTGATCGCCGCGGAGATGGTCGGCGCGAAGGCCGGGCTCGGCTACCTGATCAACAACACCCAGGTCAATTTCCAGATCACCCAGATGTACGCCGGGATCATCGCGGTCTCGGTGCTCGGCCTGATCGTCAACCAGGGTTTCGTCGCACTCGAACGACGGTTCTCCGCTTGGCGCCCGAAGGAGAAGGCGTGA
- a CDS encoding LysE family transporter: MTGSFVAGLLAGYGIALPVGAVAAYLVALTARNSLKVGAAAALGVASADGLYALVAVLGGASIAAVIQPIGGTLKVVAAVVLVGLAGVGAARAIRDFRSEVDTRTVKPLTVPRAYFSLLGITVLNPATVVYFAALVMGDRAQTANAAVFVVAAFLASASWQLTVACGGAVLGRVLTGHKGRLITALTSSAVIAGLAVQMVV, translated from the coding sequence GTGACCGGCTCGTTCGTCGCGGGGCTGCTCGCCGGGTATGGGATCGCGCTGCCGGTCGGGGCGGTCGCGGCGTATCTGGTGGCGCTGACCGCGCGGAACTCGCTCAAGGTCGGTGCGGCAGCCGCGCTCGGGGTGGCCAGTGCCGATGGGCTCTACGCGCTCGTCGCGGTGCTGGGTGGCGCGAGTATCGCCGCGGTCATTCAACCGATCGGTGGCACGCTCAAGGTCGTCGCCGCGGTCGTCCTCGTCGGGCTCGCGGGTGTCGGGGCGGCGCGGGCGATCAGGGACTTCAGGTCCGAAGTGGACACGAGGACCGTCAAGCCGTTGACCGTTCCCAGGGCCTACTTCAGCCTTCTCGGGATCACCGTGCTCAACCCGGCGACCGTCGTCTACTTCGCCGCGCTCGTCATGGGTGACAGGGCGCAGACGGCCAATGCGGCCGTGTTCGTCGTAGCCGCCTTCTTGGCGTCGGCCAGCTGGCAACTCACCGTCGCGTGTGGGGGAGCGGTGCTGGGACGGGTGCTGACCGGACACAAAGGACGGTTGATCACCGCGCTCACGTCGAGCGCGGTGATCGCCGGCCTCGCGGTTCAGATGGTCGTGTAG
- a CDS encoding ABC transporter substrate-binding protein produces MNKTQPLLATVLVAAVALTGCGTSATASAPGQPEKLELRYQGSANNVSLPELAEDLGYFGQVKLKWVGNTISGPQDIQSAATDQTDFGGAFTGAVVKLIEAGAPVKAVVNYYGSDEKTYLGFYVKEDSPIRSPRDLIGKKVAVNTVGANLEAALDTWLLRNGLTQAETDQVQLVVLPPVNTEQALRNGQVDVGALNGILQDHAAETGGLRRLVSDVEAFGPYNGGPYVLRTDFIKKYPETSKIFVSAVARAIEWERTTPREEVIARFTKIIKQRDRNESTDTLKYWKSVGITHGGLISDQDYTLWEGWLKQSGFTKSDKIDTKKLYTNEFNPYAGSK; encoded by the coding sequence GTGAACAAAACCCAGCCATTGCTCGCCACAGTCCTCGTGGCCGCGGTGGCGCTGACCGGGTGCGGTACCTCCGCGACGGCCAGCGCACCCGGTCAGCCCGAGAAGCTCGAACTGCGCTACCAAGGTTCCGCGAACAACGTCTCGCTGCCCGAACTCGCCGAAGACCTCGGCTACTTCGGGCAGGTGAAGCTCAAGTGGGTCGGCAACACCATCAGCGGCCCGCAGGACATCCAGTCGGCCGCGACCGACCAGACCGACTTCGGCGGCGCCTTCACCGGCGCGGTCGTCAAGCTCATCGAGGCAGGCGCCCCGGTCAAGGCGGTCGTCAACTACTACGGCTCGGACGAGAAGACCTACCTCGGCTTCTACGTCAAGGAAGACAGCCCGATCCGCTCGCCGCGTGACCTGATCGGCAAGAAGGTCGCGGTCAACACGGTCGGCGCGAACCTCGAAGCAGCGCTCGACACCTGGCTGCTGCGCAACGGGCTCACCCAGGCAGAGACCGACCAGGTCCAGCTCGTGGTGCTGCCGCCGGTCAACACCGAGCAGGCGCTGCGCAACGGGCAGGTCGACGTCGGCGCGCTCAACGGCATCCTGCAGGACCACGCCGCGGAGACCGGTGGCCTGCGCAGGCTGGTCTCCGACGTCGAGGCGTTCGGGCCGTACAACGGCGGTCCGTACGTGCTGCGCACCGACTTCATCAAGAAGTACCCGGAGACGTCGAAGATCTTCGTCTCGGCCGTGGCCAGGGCGATCGAGTGGGAGCGGACGACGCCTCGCGAGGAGGTCATCGCGCGGTTCACGAAGATCATCAAACAGCGCGACCGCAACGAGAGCACGGACACGCTCAAGTACTGGAAGAGCGTCGGCATCACGCATGGCGGCCTGATCAGCGACCAGGACTACACGCTCTGGGAAGGCTGGCTCAAACAGTCAGGGTTCACCAAGAGCGACAAGATCGACACGAAGAAGCTGTACACCAACGAGTTCAACCCCTACGCGGGGTCCAAATGA